Part of the Limihaloglobus sulfuriphilus genome is shown below.
CTTCGCCACTTCTTTAATGTGGGGGAAATGCTCGGCCCGACACTGGTTTCTATACATAATATAACTTTTTTACAAAGAATTATGGACAAAATACATAAAAATATAGACAATAACACGTTTTCAGAATGGTCTGAAGAAAAGCTGAAAAAATATGCCGCGTGCGGATATGTCAGATAGGCGGCAGCGTAGAGCAAATTCACGAATTTGCTCAGTTTAAAAAGTTAATAGCTAAAAGTAATCAAATAGACATGATTAACAAGATTTGGATTTACCATGAAGAGCATGAAGGACATGAAGAAAGGATATAATACAAACTTCAATTTCTTCAATAACTTCATGGTTAATAAAAAATTAATAGTTATGTAGGGCAAGCGTCCCCGCTTGCCGTTTCAATGTCAACCGAGGACGGTTGAGCTACTTAGTAAGAGTACACGCTTTAACGTGCAAAACACCCCGTCTTTCGGGCACCCCTCTGTGAGAGGGTAATTTGATTTGTGTCGGGCTGGAAGCCCGACCTACGATGAGTTAAAAAGTTAATAGCTAAAAGTAATCAGATAGACATGATTTACAGGATTTGAATTTACCATGAAGAGCATGAAGGACATGAAGAAAAGATATAATACAAACTTCAATTTCTTCAATAACTTTATGGTAAAAAAAAATTAATCTTGTCTATCTTGTAAATCCTGTCTAATAATTTTAAAAGTTACGATTTATGTAGGGCAAGCGTCCCCGCTTGCCGTTTTAATGTCAACCGAGGACGGTTGACCTACTTAGTAAGAGTACACGCTTTAGCGTGCAAAAACCCCGTCTTTCGGGCACCTCTCTAAAGAGGGGAATTTAATTTGTGTCGGGCTGGAAGCCCGACCTACGATGAGTTTAAAAGTTAAGTGTTATAGATTCCCGTTAAATCGGGATGGTTTTAAAAATAATTATACAGTATAGTATTTGCAATTTGCGATATAAGAAATAAGAATAGTTTAAATACAGAGGATTTTTAAAGATGACAGAAATTTATAGTTTGATATCAGCAGCGATACTCGCCGAAGAAGGCGATGTAGTAACAGCAGAGGTTGCCGGCGAGGCACAAAACCAGGTAAGCGCCGCGGCCAACGGTTCACCCCAGGGTGACGTTGAGTCTCAGGGCACACCTGAGCAGAAGCCGTTTAACCCGATGTCTCTGGCACTTCCGGTTCTGCTTTTTGTGGTTATGTACTTCATTCTGTTCCGCGGCCCGCGTAAACAGCAGAAAGAACAGCAGAAGATGCGAAGCAGTCTTGCCAAGAACGACCGTGTTGTTACAATCGGCGGCATGTACGGGATTATCCTTGATATAACCGATGATGAGGTAACCCTGAAAGTTGATGAGTCAAACAATACCAAAATCAAGATGGCCAAAGCGGCTATCTCCAGGAAGGTATAACCGCTGCGAGGCCGAGCAGGCTTAACAGTGTTTACACAGATGAAATCTAAAAGCTGCCTCCGGTTGAGTTTATCTTAAACCCGGCTTTTAGCAGTATATTACTCTAATTACGGAATATGTTATGAAAACAAATGATGCTTGGAAGAGAATACTTATTATAGCCGTAGTGATCCTTGCGGTATTGATGGTTTATCCGCCCCGTGAAAAGCTCAAGCCCGGTCTTGACCTTGCCGGCGGCTCATCGCTGGTGTATCAGATCGATACGGAAGGCATGAGCAAGAGCGAGATCAACGGCCTTGCCGCGAACATGGTGCCTATCATAAGCCGCCGTATCGATCCCAACGGCGTTTCCAACCTTATTATCCGCCCGCAGGGCGATACGCGTATCGAGATACAGCTTCCGCTGGCATCCGAGGCGACTCGTAAACTTCGCCAGGATTACCGCGAGGCGGTAGATGCGCTGGAAAGCGGAAATATCAATATAGCCTCTGTTATACGGGCTCTGCGCGAAACACCGGAAAAGAGGGCGCAGATGCTTGCCGAGCTTGGCAACACAGATGAGAAGAAGGCCGTTCTCGATGAGCTCGCCGCCGCGTACGACGCACGTGAAGCGGCACGCGAAGAACGCGACCAGGCAGACGCCCGGAAAAGTGAAATCGCCGGTAAGCTCGCCGAGCTTAATGTTAATGAGCGTGTTCTCGAGTATAGACTTACAAGCTGGGTTGAGATGGAAGCCGATGAGCTTTCCGAGGCGATTGATAAGTTCGTCAACCCCGAAGGCGAGGAAGCCGAGCTCACAGAGGAGCAGAAGGCCCAGAACGCCCAGAAGAAAAACCTCATTCTCTCATATATGTCTGCGCACGAGAAGTGGGCAGATGCCGTTAACTCGCTCACAGGCGAAAACGGCCTCAACACTACCTTTGACCAGGCGGTTTCCAAAATAGCCGACCTGAATATCAACGTCGAGGCTTTCGAAAAGAAAATAGAAACTGCAAGCCGCAACGAACATATTGCCGAACTCAAAGAACGTTTTCCTGCACGCAGCGACGAGATCGACAATTTTATCGAAAAGTTCGATGTCTATAAAAACGTTCGCGGCAGGCTTGATGATCCCGAAGACCTCAAGAGAATGCTCCGCGGTGCCGGTGTTCTTGAGTTCCGGATTCTTCCCTACCCCGGCGACGGCACACTCGCAGAATATCAGGCGAAGTCGTATATCGATCAGCTCCAGAAACAGGGCCCGAAACTTGCTTCAGATGATAAGTTCGCCTGGTTCAGGATCGAGGACTATAACAACTGGAACAATCAGGGAGCAGTTTTATCACAGTTTGCCGATGAATGGTATGTGCTGGCCAGCAATGACCCCGATGAAACTATGCTCAAGGGTGCCGGCGGCGGCTGGAAACTCGCCAAAGCCAAGGCCGATACTGACCAGTACGGACGGCGCGCTATCGGATTCATGTTTAACGAATCAGGCGCAAACCTGTTCTACAAACTCACATCAAACAATATTGACCGTGCCCTGTGTATCCTGCTTGATGACACTGCCATCTCTGCCCCGAATATCCAGTCGGGTATCCGCTCGCAGGGTATCATTACCGGCAGTTTCTCGCAGACCGAGCAGAGCGACATGGTAAACAAGCTCAACGCAGGCTCACTGCCGGCGCGTCTGAGCGAGGCTCCCATATCAGAGAAGACCATCGGTGCCACCATCGGTGAAGAATACCGCGACCAGGGTATCAAGGCGGGGCTTATCGGCCTTGTTGCCGTTGCCGCGTTCATGATCGTTTACTACATGGCAGGCGGTATTGTAGCTTCTGTGGCGCTGGTTCTAAACATCCTGTTTATCCTGGCTGTAATGGCCTTTTCACGTGCGACGTTTACCCTGCCGGGTATCGCCGGTCTTATCCTGACTATGGGTATGGCGGTTGACGCGAACGTGCTTATCTTCGAGCGTATCCGTGAAGAGCTTAAATCCGGCACTTCGCTGAAAATGTCGATAGCCAACGGTTACCAGAAGGCATTCAGGACAATTCTCGATGCCAACGCGACGACGTTTATAACAGCTCTTATCCTTTATCTGGTTGCATCCGAAGAGATCAAGGGCTTCGCAATCGTGCTTATGTACGGTATCATATCGAGTATGTTTACCGCACTCTTTGTTACTCGCGTAATCTTCAACTGGATGATGGCTTCCGGTATGATAAAAGACTCGATTAAGATGCTTACGATTCTCCGCAATCCTTCCGTCAACTGGATGGGGCTTCGCAAGGTGTTCTTTGTTATTTCCGCGGTTCTGGTTATCGGCGGGCTTACGGTTTTCTTCACCCGCGACAACACACGCAGCAATAAATACGATATTGAGTTTACCGGCGGTACAAGCCTCCAGATCAATCTGGTAGAAGATGCCGGGCTTGACCGTGTTGATGTCGAAAAGATGGTACGCCAAAAAGGCGAAGAGATCGGCAGCAGCGGGCTGATGAGTGCCAGGGTCTATACCGTAGGCGAGAGCGGCAATCAGTTTGAGGTCAACACGATCGAAACAAACAAGACGTATATAGATGTCAAATTCTCTGATGCCTCGATGACCGCCGACATGGCGGCAGCTAAAATCAACGAGACTATCAAAAATGAGCAGCTTACTATTCTCAATGTTGATGTGGTTTCACGTGAGGACGGCGCCCTGCGTATTTATACCAGCCAGATACCCAAATCTGAAATGAACACGCTGATAGCTGATACTTTTGAAGGCGTTGAATACGCCGCGGGCGAGCCGCAGGTAGAGCAGATTGTGAACGAAGCGGTTATTGACACCTTCGGTGATCTGCTCAAACGCCAGAGAGACCTGAGCCCTGAGATTGTCAAGGCGCAGATTATAGATGATGCTCTCGTAGAGGACAAACCCGAGCTGGCGCAGTTTTTCAGCGGTCTGCTGATTGAGTGCAAACTTGACAAGCAGGTCAGCGGCAAAGAACTCGCCGCCAGGTTCAACAGCCTCCGGTTCAAGTCAAATGTTGACGAGATGGCGTGGTATCAGTACGACCTGCTCAACACAGACGCAACTCCAATCACTGATGAGAGCATGTTAGATTCGTTCTATTATATCAGTGTTCATCCGGATGCGGGTTACCGTGAGCTTGACGAAAACGAGCTGACAAGCTATATCTCCGGCGAAAAAGAAAAAGTCATCGCCGCCGCTTCCATGGAAAGCTCGCTTCCCAGAGTTACCCAGTTCAACCCGTCTATCGGTGCCGAGGCCAAGACAAAAGCCCTCATAGCGATTATCCTTTCGCTGCTGGCGATTATCGGTTATATCTGGATCCGTTTTGGCGAGGCACGTTTTGGTTTCGCGGCTATCGCGGCGCTTGTGCATGACGTTTGCATCACCCTTGGTGCGGTCACTGCCTGTACCTATATCGCCGAGACACCGCTGGGTGCGGCTCTTGGTATTCGCGATTTCAAGATCGACCTGCAGATGATCGCGGCGTTCTTGACAATCATCGGTTACTCGCTCAACGATACGATTGTTGTTTTCGACCGTATCCGTGAGCAGAGAGGGCGCAGAGGCATTATCCGCGCCAACCTCATAAGCGATAGTATCAACATGACAATTTCCCGTACTCTGCTTACATCGCTGACCACTCTGCTTGTTGTGGTTATCATGTACATCGGCGGCGGTGTCGGGCTTCGCGGATTTACCTTCGCGATGATGGTTGGTATCATTGTCGGTACTTACTCGTCAATAGCTATCGCGGCACCGATTCTGCTGCTGGGCAATACTTCGAAAACACCTGAAAAGAATTCCAAATAACAGCAGTTACACAGAATTGATTTTCCAAAGGCACTCCGTGTAAAATCGGGGTGCCTTTTTTTTAACGTTTCAGTTTTCTCGTGTTATTTTCCGGCTATAACGCCGCACTCATGCCGGCGAGTCTGCCCGTAGAGAATGCGATCTGCAGGTTGAAGCCGCCGCACGGGCCGTCTATGTCGATGACTTCGCCGCACAGGTAAAGACCCGGGCAGAGCTTTGACTCCATAGTCTTTGGGTCTATCTGATCGTTTGCCGCGCCGCCGCGTGTGACGGTCGCAATTTTAAGCGGGCGTGTGCCGGTGATGGTCAGCTCAAGCGATTTGAGCAGCGATACTGTTCTTCGCCGCTGCGCCTTTGGCAGAACAGCTGCCTGAGTTCTGGGGTTGATGCCGGCAAGGTCAGCTATCACGTTGCCAAGCGAGCGGGGAACGTATTCACGCATCAGGCTGTAGAAATTTGATTTCGGGTTAGCTGTTATGCTTGCGGCAAATCTCTCGCCCAGCTCTTCGATATTCAGATCCGGCATAAGGTCTATAAACGCCTCGACGGGTGATTGTTCCAGCAGCGGCAGTATTTCGCGGCTGAAATTGAGAACTGCCGGGCCGCCGATGCCGGTATCAGTGAAGACCAGCCCGCCGGTAACGGGATGTTTTTTTGTTTGACGGCAGGAGATTGAAACCGCAGGCAGCGAAACCCCTGCCAGCCTGCTGACCCAGTTTTCTTTGACTTCCAGCGGAACCAGGCACGCTCTTGGCTCGGCTATTCTATGTCCCAGGCTCGCGGCAAGCGCATAGCCGTCTCCGGTGCTGCCGGTCTGCGGCCATGATGCCCCGCCGGCGGCGATTATCAACTTTCGGCAGGTGTAAGTGTCTTTGCCGCAGATAAGGCTGAAATGCTCATCTGATTTTTCAACGGCTTCGACTCTGCGTCCGTAAACCATGGAGGTTCCGCTGCGCCTGTTTTCCTCGAGCAGAGCCTCCAGAAGTTCATACGCCCTTTCGCCGGAGAGAAAAACGCAGTTGCTCTCCAGTACCTTTGTCTCAACACCCCGCTGTGTGAGAAACTCCATCAGTGCACGCGGCGGGAACGAATATATTGAATGACGCAGGAAGCGGTCATACGGTCTGCATCTGCGGAGAAACTCCTGCGGCTCAAGAATGTTTGTAACGTTGCACCTTCCGCCGCCGGTAACCAGAAGTTTTCGACCCATAGAAGTATTTTTTTCAATGAGAGCGGTTTTTAGTCCACTCTCTGCCGCCGCTGCCGCCGCCATAAGCCCTGACGCTCCGCCGCCGATTACGCAAACATCATAATTATTAAAAGGCACAATAAGCCCTTTCTGTTATAGCCGTGATTTATTTTTCATACCGGTATTTACTTTTTGTCCTTGCCTTTAACAGGTGATGCCGCAATTCGCACGAAGTGGTTGAGCCTGTTAAGTGTCGGCCTTTGCAGCAGCATCAAAACCTGTGCCGTGGGTGTTTCTCCGGCAACGCGAAAACCCTTGCGAATGGAATGAGGGACAATCATCATCAGACTGCTCAAAATAAACAGCATCTGGTAATGGTTCATCCCCAGCGGCAGAACATCCGGCTGCAGGCCGCCTGTAAGCGTGAGAAAGAAACCGCCCAGCAGAGGCGCTACAGCTATCGAGAACGTCATAAATATATTTATGATAACAATCATTCCCTGTTTGTCCTCCGGCACCGCACTTAGCATATAACGAGTCTGGGCGATTCCGTTTCCGTGGTGGAATATACTGCGTGCGGCAACAGCAAACATGATGAAGATAAAAGATGCCGTGCTGTTGC
Proteins encoded:
- the yajC gene encoding preprotein translocase subunit YajC — its product is MTEIYSLISAAILAEEGDVVTAEVAGEAQNQVSAAANGSPQGDVESQGTPEQKPFNPMSLALPVLLFVVMYFILFRGPRKQQKEQQKMRSSLAKNDRVVTIGGMYGIILDITDDEVTLKVDESNNTKIKMAKAAISRKV
- the secD gene encoding protein translocase subunit SecD, giving the protein MKTNDAWKRILIIAVVILAVLMVYPPREKLKPGLDLAGGSSLVYQIDTEGMSKSEINGLAANMVPIISRRIDPNGVSNLIIRPQGDTRIEIQLPLASEATRKLRQDYREAVDALESGNINIASVIRALRETPEKRAQMLAELGNTDEKKAVLDELAAAYDAREAAREERDQADARKSEIAGKLAELNVNERVLEYRLTSWVEMEADELSEAIDKFVNPEGEEAELTEEQKAQNAQKKNLILSYMSAHEKWADAVNSLTGENGLNTTFDQAVSKIADLNINVEAFEKKIETASRNEHIAELKERFPARSDEIDNFIEKFDVYKNVRGRLDDPEDLKRMLRGAGVLEFRILPYPGDGTLAEYQAKSYIDQLQKQGPKLASDDKFAWFRIEDYNNWNNQGAVLSQFADEWYVLASNDPDETMLKGAGGGWKLAKAKADTDQYGRRAIGFMFNESGANLFYKLTSNNIDRALCILLDDTAISAPNIQSGIRSQGIITGSFSQTEQSDMVNKLNAGSLPARLSEAPISEKTIGATIGEEYRDQGIKAGLIGLVAVAAFMIVYYMAGGIVASVALVLNILFILAVMAFSRATFTLPGIAGLILTMGMAVDANVLIFERIREELKSGTSLKMSIANGYQKAFRTILDANATTFITALILYLVASEEIKGFAIVLMYGIISSMFTALFVTRVIFNWMMASGMIKDSIKMLTILRNPSVNWMGLRKVFFVISAVLVIGGLTVFFTRDNTRSNKYDIEFTGGTSLQINLVEDAGLDRVDVEKMVRQKGEEIGSSGLMSARVYTVGESGNQFEVNTIETNKTYIDVKFSDASMTADMAAAKINETIKNEQLTILNVDVVSREDGALRIYTSQIPKSEMNTLIADTFEGVEYAAGEPQVEQIVNEAVIDTFGDLLKRQRDLSPEIVKAQIIDDALVEDKPELAQFFSGLLIECKLDKQVSGKELAARFNSLRFKSNVDEMAWYQYDLLNTDATPITDESMLDSFYYISVHPDAGYRELDENELTSYISGEKEKVIAAASMESSLPRVTQFNPSIGAEAKTKALIAIILSLLAIIGYIWIRFGEARFGFAAIAALVHDVCITLGAVTACTYIAETPLGAALGIRDFKIDLQMIAAFLTIIGYSLNDTIVVFDRIREQRGRRGIIRANLISDSINMTISRTLLTSLTTLLVVVIMYIGGGVGLRGFTFAMMVGIIVGTYSSIAIAAPILLLGNTSKTPEKNSK
- a CDS encoding NAD(P)/FAD-dependent oxidoreductase — protein: MPFNNYDVCVIGGGASGLMAAAAAAESGLKTALIEKNTSMGRKLLVTGGGRCNVTNILEPQEFLRRCRPYDRFLRHSIYSFPPRALMEFLTQRGVETKVLESNCVFLSGERAYELLEALLEENRRSGTSMVYGRRVEAVEKSDEHFSLICGKDTYTCRKLIIAAGGASWPQTGSTGDGYALAASLGHRIAEPRACLVPLEVKENWVSRLAGVSLPAVSISCRQTKKHPVTGGLVFTDTGIGGPAVLNFSREILPLLEQSPVEAFIDLMPDLNIEELGERFAASITANPKSNFYSLMREYVPRSLGNVIADLAGINPRTQAAVLPKAQRRRTVSLLKSLELTITGTRPLKIATVTRGGAANDQIDPKTMESKLCPGLYLCGEVIDIDGPCGGFNLQIAFSTGRLAGMSAAL